The region caaagtgctcctgaaaaaagggacacaggcacataataataataataataataataataataataataataacaaataataataatataacataataaaaaaatatattcttattataaatttataacacactttacatcaaataaatgatctcaaagtgcacatatagattgcatgacacttttacagatacaataatttcgttatttgatgtggtctgttatttacaaagtgctcttgaaaaaagggacacaagcatataataataataatacaattaataataataaataataataataatataaataataatgcatttattattataaatttataatgcactttacatccaataaatgatctcaaagtgcccataaagcagattgcatgacacttttacagatacaattaagatattttaagatatgcctttatttgtccctcagtggggaaatttgtaatcattcaatcattccaggtggcctcttacgtgtaaaatatcgagtctggcccctcgtcaattttgttaaatcaatgcggcccgccagtcaaaaagtttgcccacccctggtctagtatgTGATGATAAAATGCTAAgtgcaaaatgctaacattacacactttttcaacaacaataacaacatgctaggttagcatggagaaaacaaaatgatcaaaccaCCAGCCCCCACATCTGCAGCTGATTGACAGATGGCAGTTTtaggatgtgtagcaaagctGTCCCTGTGGCATCTCTGTGCATTCCGCATAATGTGAAAATATCTCTGAAGGGGCCATGTTGGTGAGCAGCACATCGAAAGAAGGGCGGGACAGCGACGCCGACCTGGACGTGGACGGAGACGACACCTTAGAGTACGGCCGAGCCcagtatccttttttttttttttttttacaagccaGGAAGATTGAAGGAAAGCTAGGAAATAGTAAGaatataataatgcaaaatTGACACAgtatataaaattacaattagTATCAAGATAGTgattacattattatacattttggaGTCATTTGcagtatatcatatcatatatatatcgtatataatgtatgtgggctgcacggcggacgagtggttagcgcgcaggcatcaccgctaggagacccgagttcaatcccatcctggGCCACCCCtgtgtggttttctccgggtactccggtttcctcccacattccaaaaacatgctaggttaattggcgactccaaattgtccataggtatgaatgtgagtgtgaatggttgtttgtctatatgtgccctgtgattggctggccaccagtctcgtccgaagacagctgggataggctccagcacccccacaaccctcatgaggttaagcggtagaatgaatataatatatgtcaTTTTGATGCTTCatagttatttttaattattctagggatgtctgatattagcataaaattgcaatatcagttgatatcggtgTCAGATTTTTCCTGAATCATGAGTACcgattttaaaaatgctttataCAACACCActggagatatgtcatgttacaaaaTCGGTGTCGGTATTGGctgaaattgagagttggattttcagcaaaaatgtcattttcggACATCGACCTATAACCTCTTATCATAATATAGAGGTTATTATTATAACCTCTTATGTCGGGaattttttcaatgtatttatatagtCAGGATTTTGgtatttccatttatttatgtggTTATtagtttgtatgtatttatttattcatctatTCATAAAgtcttatgttatttttatatttgtattacagtaaagtctcgttatatcgatattgtcgggagtcggaaaaaatatcgatataaccggactgtcgatatatccgatcctgcgccgaactgcattaaaagtgggcaataatgcactttgttctatagtatagaacaatgtcgagcagcttaaatcaatctttgcttaaggatttcaataccaaaaaaagaacacggcgaacggctgcttccagtcaactttatttttcacacttccaccaccagagcacagcacacacaccgattcccgcacttcctggttcacaggtcatgctcaacccgccccacatagctggccaaacacatgcctgcaacagaagaaccaactgcgttcgtggtttctctcgtgtgtatagaataaaaagatatctgaatacaacacaattaaatacatgtatttgtacgcttgtgtcttcgttggaataggtgtgtatgctatgtcagttggttcttctgttgcaggcatgtgtttggccagctatgtggggcgggttgagcatgacctgtgaaccaggaagtgcgggaatcggtgtgtgtgctgcgctctggtggtggaagtgtgaaaaataaagttgactggaagcagccgttcgccgtgttcttttttttttggtattgaaatccttaaacaaagattgatttaagctgcttttgtatcgatataagcagaccaaattggctggcgggagatgaaaagggcatcgtagtaaccggattatcataataaccgggtatcgtactaacggaactaattatatcataaaagactagaaatttgccgggaaatgaaaatagtatcgtaataagcagtaattcgttataaccgatatcgatataacgagactttactgtatttgatgaaGTAAATGTAGTGATAATACGTATTCCTATACTGTATTCTGACTATTCTGACTTTGATTCTCAAACGGTGTCACATAAGAAGAAGagtttggtgtgtttttgttgcgTTTTTTCCCTGAGCGTTGTCGTCAGATACACAGAGACAGATGTGATCATGTGCTCTGGTGAAAACATCAAGGAGTCGACAGCCAAGTATGTGTTTTTTCTCAGCCGCTTCACACGTCAAAGCATCCTTGCCTGCTGTGATGCCATGTTTGGTTGTCCCTCTGCAGCGGCAGCATAATGCCCGACCCCGGAGTCCACAGAGAAATTTCCAAATGGTGCAGTGAGGGTATGGCAACATAAGATGAATCACTATTCCGATTCATGCTTCAACTTTTGCTCACTTGTCACCTTGCAGAGAGTCCTTCCACCAGCACTTGCGACAAAGTGGACGCCCTCCCGAAAACCTGCAAAAACATGAACACAGACATGTGAGTTTTGtgaaatatcacattttagTGTGTGCATCTGATAAACGACACAACACATGCAGCCAATGGGATTGCTGCTACATGCCATGCTCACTGTCCATGATGGCGAGCCATTTCATAGATCTCCCATTTATAAGTGATCTGTTGtgtctaatgtgtgtgtgtgtgtgcaggctccCAGAAGACTGCACGCCGACGTCCCTGGATGCTCTTAAAGCTCGGATACGAGATTTAGAGAAACAGTTGTGTAAAGGAGACAGATTTAAATGCCTCATCTGCATGGTGAGTTGGCTTGATGGCTTACATATTTCAGGAGGTTTATTCCTCTGaatgtgttattatttatttgatttcatGGAAttagttgttattattgttatttttattatttactattgtcATTTATGATCATGATGaacaataattttaataataattattaataatattggtgttttttctgtatttgtagtttttccatttatttgtattatgaattcattataataattaatcattattataatgatcATTCTTATTATTAGTACAACttgtagtatttgtagtattattaGTGTATCTTCctgtatttctatatattttacttttatttatgttattatagtAAAATTAGAatttacattaaattattattgttattgtaattaatttgttaaatatttatatgttattgttattattatattaacaattATTGATTAGATTTTGAAAAATTATAGGTATTGGAAACCATCCAtcaaaaatatatctatataaaatcctaaaaatatattttctttgtcttctgtataaaaatgaaaaagaccTGGCGTAGTTTTTATATAATTGACAGTtgtatatgtgtttatttagtaTATTCTtattagtaatagtagtagtaatatgtattgtattatttatgagatcaattaattattttaccaatgaacttaaaaaaaactttcaaatcAATGAATAATTTAAAGATTACATAAaaactatacatttttttattttaattttacttttattttatattatttctatttatgtatattatgttatattattataaattacattattttaatatcGCCATCAAATAATCATTTGTGGCTTTTATTTCAAGTGTGAGTTGAAGATGTCCTGCGTTCCTCCATGCTGATCCATGCCATGTGGTTAACGTTACAAttctgtagagcaggggtccccaaactttaccaactcaggccccacttgaaaatctaaagaatgtatgcggcccacctttgtcctataaacagtacattgaCGAAATGCTGCATTCTCAAAGCACTTAACTTGCtatcgttgttgttgttattattattattattaggcctataaatattttttaaatcatgtaataaatattttacaataaaataataatttttaatcatAGTTTttatgacctctcatggcccacctgcagtaccactaTGACCCACCAGGaggccgcggcccacactttgggaatcactgctgtAGATTAAGCACATGTCAAGTGTCAATGTACTTGCTTTGGGCGACATCTAGCGGCCTGGTGTAGTATTATACGTATTAAAGCTTTGCACGTGTCCCCCCACACAGGACACGTACACCACCCCGCTGACCTCCATCCAATGCTGGCATGTTCATTGTGAGGAGTGTTGGCTCCGAACGCTGGTAGGCTTCTTTCTCTGCAAatgtatctttaaaaaaaaaaaaaaagagatagaTTCGTGTATGTATTCAGGGAGCGAAGAAGCTGTGCCCTCAATGCAACACCATCACCTCTCCTGGAGACCTGAGGAGAGTCTACCTGTGACGCCGGGACCACCATGAGGGCTGGACTTGTGAGCAGCTGGCCTGACTCCCACCCTCGTTCTCACCTTGGACCTACTTTTTAGTCAGAGCAGCCTCCCTCAGTGACTCCTAAACCATTTCCTGCAACCTGATTGGTGGATTAAGCGAACAACGAGACGATATTTATCAATTTTATAacccttttgtgtgttttatgagGAATAGAAGCACAtgtatatagtttttttgtgtttggtgTTTGTATATTGACTGTACAGTTTGTCTTTAGCTGCTCCTGCGTCCACACTAACTTCTTCGTCCGTGTTACCAAAATAAAAGATGTGGCCCAAAAAAGGAGGCTTGAGGTTGTACTATATTGCTGATGGAGATGTAACGACTTTTCAAGAAGTGGGTCGCTGCGGGATTAGCAGGGTGGAGCCAAGCGCGGCTCTACCGGAGCTAAATCTCAATACTCGcggcttttactttgaaagatACTCAGCCCGGAAAATATTGCTAATTTTCTCATGTCTAACTTCCATCTGTAAGCCCCAGTTTCCTGATGTGTGTATAGCACAGCagtggtcatgtgacctgcacTGTCCAGGTGTGGATGGGCGGGATATAAAAAAGCCGCCGTGTGATGGGTCGGTTCGGGCTGAGGGGAGACGGCGGTAATTGAGGTTGACAGTGAGCTGATCAGAGACTCCCTCATTGAACAACAAGACCTGACCGAGGGATATACTCAACTTCTTCTCCAGGAAAGGTAAGGAAAATGCCTTCCCTTGTAATcattgattaaaaaatacaataaatataactTATTTATTAgataaaatgtatgttttataaCAAAAGTGTTTTATATGTAAGCCTAACATTCCAGTTATGACTCACGTGAGATACAAAGTCATTCCTGCTTAGCACAATGTTAATTACATAGAAAATCCCATGTAGTGCTAGCCATTAGCATTCGCGATTCCCGAAGGTAAAGGGATTATATTTAATAAGCATAAGAACAAAAAGTAACATGTTATAATCTAACGTGTTGGTCTTGGAGGAGAGGTTGCCAAAAAAAAGCACGTTGGAGCGTTGGAGTCACTTACTCTATATTAGCCCATTAATAGACGACATTAGCGGCATTAAACAtccccttcagaataaaagcacaaGATCACAGCGAGCACAtcggaaatagaaaaaaatactaatagtaataaaaaaattgttgttaaCCCTCTGTTTTTAATCATAGTTAAAATACATCTTTATGAtaatcaaatatataaaaacaggtaTAGAAATGAAATGATACTATTGTAACTATTTGGAATAATTATCAGTCTGATATctgttgatatcagtatcagatttgtccccgatcatgaaaaacaatgttaaaaatgtataaacacatttgtattcaatccaccacaggagatagttacacatatcggtatcggctgatatcggtatcagaatttgagagttggacaatatcggcatatcggatATCACTAATAATTATATCCTATAATTAATACTTTAAAAATTGAAACAATTATATCAGGTTTTTGGTAAAAACGAACTGTTCAATTACAATTATGGAATATATAGTTATTTCAAATACACTGAGGGACAATATGATCAGCGATTAATATATGAACATATGCAAATGGTCACAAATAGAGCGGCTGTTAgagaaataaaagtgaaaaaacataAGTAGACTAAAACTATATGGAATATAGGTGAAGTCAGAATGTAGCTGCATGTTATCGATACCTATACGACCCTTTGTAGCAGTGGCCAATGTTTTATAAATGGTGATGAATAAAGGAAAATCTGAAGTCCCGATCATGACATGCTTGTGTAAATGAGCAGGTAAAACAGGTCAGGCATCCCAGCAGCCTTTGTGCTACTCGGCCTAAACCCAATTAATCCTGCTTCTGACTCGCCGTGACTTCATGATCCAGCATTGAACCCCCGGGCCCCGGCCTGTTGCACCAATTAGGTGAAGGAGCATGTTTTAGTATTTGAATTAAAAGGTGACACTTATGAGTGATGTCTTGATAAAAGATCTATTTTACACctcccatgtgtgtgtgtgtgtgtgtgtgtgtgttgaagtgAAGTGGATCAGAGCAGCAGGGATCAGGGGATTAGCACAGATGACTTAACAGGAGAAGTACTGGTATCGTATGTACTAAACAATACTCCATCACTGCGTGTCCATGTCAGACCATGTCAGGACCGAGGCCGGTGGTGCTGAGCGGTCCATCCGGAGCGGGGAAGAGCACGCTGATGAAGAGGCTCCTGAAGGAACATGAAGGCGTCTTTGGATTCAGTGTGTCACGTACGTGTACCaagcacttcctgtcacattTTAAGCTCCAACAACCGCTTAAGTAGGCTTCATTAccagcaaaacaacacaaagctctCAGCTCTTCATCTAGACCAGGACTTTGCAAAGTCTGGTAGCCTCCCTGCAGTTGGGATCTTCCCTTCTCCCTGAAAAACTGATTTTCTGGGGATTATTTCAGTGTTTCTCACAAATTTGGGCCAAGTGTAGCCCTTTTGCCCTGgcccataaacacattataacgggactgttgTTTGGCATTGTAACTTCTGAACACATTTCCACCACATTGGTATTGGGATCAGCAGCACCTTCTGAGAAGGTGGATGGTTGTCCAGAATCTCTTCAAagctacagtgaagaaaataagtatttgaacaccctgctattttgctatttctcccacttagaaatcatggaggggtctgaaattttcatcgtaggtgcatgtccactgtgagagagataaactaaaaagaaaaatccagaaatcacaatgcatgatttttttaacaatttatttgtgtgatacagctgcaaataagtatttgaacacctgagaaaatgaatgttaatatttggtacagtagcctttgtttgctattacagaggtcaaacgtttcctgtagtttttcaccaggtttgcacacactgcaggagggatcttggcccactcctccacacagatcttctctagatcagtcgggtttctgggctgtcgctgagaaacacggagtttgagctccctccaaagattttcgattgggttcaggtctggagactggctgggccatgctagaaccttgatatgcttcttacggagccactccttggttttcctggctgtgtgcttcgggtcgttgtcgtgttggaagacccagccacgacccatcttcaatgctctgacagagggaaggaggttgttccccaaaatctcacaatacacggccccagtcatcctctctttaatgcagtgcactcgtcctgtcccatgtgcagaaaaacacccccaaagcatgatgctaccacccccatgcttcacagtagggatggtgttcttcggattgtactcttcattcttcttcctccaaacacgcttattggaattatgaccaaaaagttctattttggtctcatctgaccataaaactttctcccatgactcctctgtatcatccaaatggtcatatgcaaacttaagacgggccttgacatgtgctggtttaagcaggggaacctttcgtgccatgcatgatttcacatcatgacgtcttagtgtattacctacagtaaccttggaaacggtggtcccagctcttttcaggtcattgaccaagtcctgtcgtgtagttctgggctgattcctcacctttcttagaatcattgagaccccacgaggtgatatcttgcatggggctccactccgattgagattgaccgtcatgtttagcttcttccattttctaatgatagctccaacagtggaccttttttcaccaagctgcttggtaattgctccgtagccctttccagccttgtggaggtgtacaattttgtctctggtgtctttggacagctctttggtcttcgccatgttacaagttaaagtcttactgattgtatggggtggacaggtgtctttatgcagctaacgacctcaaacaggtgcatctgattcaggatgatacatggagtgcaggtggacttctaatgggcagactaacaggtctttcagggtcagaattctagatgatacacaggtgttcaaatacttatttgcagctgtatcacacaaataaattgttaaaaaatcatgcattgtgatttctggatttttctttttagtttatctctctcacagtggacatgcacctacgatgaaaatttcagacccctccatgatttctaagtgggagaaatagcaaaatagcagggtgttcaaatacttattttcttcactgtatacgAAAAACGTTCTCCACGGCTTTGGCTGTCGGTAACTGTCAGCTGCTTCTGGAGTTATTAAATAGCACCATCTGGTGGATATGGCAGGGCACTGCCCCTGCAGTATTGTGACTGGCGtaaatgccatccatccatattctttACCGCTTAAATGccatttattatttctattattgatATTAACAATGTGTAACCTGTCTCTTTACAGACACGACCAGGAACCCTCGACCTGGAGAGGAAGACGGCAAAGGTACTGCAAAGAACTCAGCGTTCATGTTTTAGCACCTTCAGTCCTTAGTTTCACCTGAGTACACACCTCAGTACCAAGTATTTTTAAGTACAGCAGGGGTGGTCAAAGTGCGGCCGAGGGGggaacttgtttttttctgaataataatagtattaataataggctttgttttgttgaataagaaaaatataaaaaaataaatacagggaAAAGTATCAGAGCTACAttgaaaggattttttttttttttaaagttatgagaaaaagttctctgttatatataatatagtcaaTAATCAATTTGGATATTTAAgactttaaataaaataagaaattacAACCTGCCAATCCATCATCATTAGAATTTCCATTAGAACTATTTTATAGTTTAAAAATCATGttactatttttaaatttttttaaacacctttcttttaaagtcattcattttcaattattatatttgacgttgtcaaaaaataaaaatagactaAATCAAATAATTCAatacctgaaaaaaaacattttatgagaaaaaagaatAATTAGCCTTGATTGGGATCTTCAagaatttaaataatattagacATTACAATAATACATACGTCAATACATCAACAATTACACTTTCCTTTATttcaactatttaaaaaaatacattagcaATGATTTTGTTTAAATTGTAGAAGAGAAAAATCATTGTCAGGTATTATATTTGACTTTCTCCCCCAAAagttaaatcaataaaaatatacaaaaataaatacagaactcccaaaaaatatgtattggtGTGTGtaatattgttgtattatttacataattaggaaatgtattttagatggaatttttttatcatagtATTTTTAAAATCCAAGAAAAATATATTGGCCTGTATATAATATTTCTCTAATATTTGGATTatcagtgaaaaaaacaaacatattataGGCCTGTATTTTGTACGTAGTCAGCAATATTTAACTGCTTAGCACATCTTGACCGCCATTGTAGAAACACGTGTACATAATGTTAGGTCACACTAAGGCTGTGTGGAGAAGGTTCATTTTTTTGTCCTCAAATGTCACCCGAACATTTTGTGAGTATATCACAGAGGCATGCTGTCCTCGGTACGATAGCCCCCCCTCTGTGTAAacggtttggacacccctgtacaCGTCCTTCCTCCCTCTATGATACGTCCCAGTCTGCCAGGCAGGCTCCCGCACGTCTTCTTACTCCCAAGTGAACTTGACGAATGCCGCCCCCCCAACCTATGTCCCCCTCCTTACCCGCCTTCCTTCAGTCTGGGACGGGATAAAGCTGTGCCTGTTCTGCTTTCTCCATAGGCCTCAACACTCTCCCCCTGCTTCTGGGGGCTACTTTACTGCCCGTAGCTGACGTCTTTTCCTCCGAAGACTTAGAAAACTCATTGTCGTGTCCAAATGAATCAGAAACCACACACGAAGGTGACTGCCGCGTGATTCCACGTGCCGTTTCTTCAGGCATAAGAGAGATGGGGGGTTACTTTCATCACCCTGGAAACGCTCTCCATTGGTCCTCTTTTCCAttggaaacaaaaaacaagacttTTGAAAGTACACTTTGGAGTAAAAAGCTTTTGAAAATAGCCCCCTGTGATGCCTCCGTAGTGACTCCCGTGTCCTGTCCTGTTTTACAGCTGCCCCCCTCTGTAGAGTACTAACAACCTGCAAACAATCATTAGCTCAAGTGTTACTTAACCAGACACACCGTAGTCCATTACTTGATTTATCCCTCCATGGTTGATGAATTGGCAGTTcaggcaaaatggagtgcagtacTCGGCTGAAAGTCTGTGGCCAAAAAAGGGAAAAcaaaattatattgtttttttttcatctaaagttatataataataatattaaaaaaaaataacaacacatgTAGGAATTAACTGTTAATTTTTCAGAATGTTTatgcaattaaaataaatagtacacattaaaaaaataatgtttaagaGAAATaatgtatattgtattttttatcatctaagtttatataaaaaatattatttttttaaaataacaatatatttaataattaactgtacatttttcctTTTGCTAGGAAAATAAATAGTACacatttaacataatttttatcatgattttttttgtattactgcTACTAATAACAATATGGATGGAACCTGCTCCTGTGAGATCTTTTATCAGATAAATTTGTAGTggtgttgtatttttatttattaatatttatttttttaagttgataGTAGCACATGACTGATGCATCACTGATGCATGTAGGTTTTAACATTCTAGTCATAGTAAGCATATTGGTACAATGCTTTATtcctatattttatttaaatatcatttaaataaatgatcataaattaattaatcacacaataaatgaaactcAAGGCAATATCAAGCCAGCATGCTCAAAATTCAGCATTCACTGCGctgcaaattcacacatttttGCTCAAAAGGTTTTCTCAGTTCTCCAAAGAAAGTTTTTTTCCACGTGAAATACGTACATCTCATTCGCCAGAAGTGGGTAATTATtcataaatctgtttttaaaaagcCGCAATTTgtatatggttttttttttcgccaagtgttgagattttgcactttgttcctaggtccttgaacgcatcaaACAGTAGCTTCTGTGAGACGTAAATGTGAAACTTGTATCTAATTTCTCCATCAATGTCAAGCTAAGAGGAGGGTCACCGCTCACCGATCTTGCGCGATGAAAACTTGACATGATTTGTCACATGGGCACTAGGCATGGGAcgatcataaattaattaatcgcataataaattaaaattgtcatattgtctgttttcctcatctcctgcCTCCAAACAGTCAGGGAGAGAGTTTAAGCACCTTTGTCGcttttgttccatagaacaacggcatcaACGGAGtaagcccttttgtcagtcataaaGTCTCTTCGTCTCGTTGGGTGGAGGCGAGGCTGTTGGCATACACACAGAGAGCAGAAGAGAGTCAAAATTAGGAGACTAAATTATATTGTCATCGATTTTTTCGTTGtagttttcttaaaagtaatgttaaaatctcgtctcCTTTTGGTCGGCCCAATCTCGTGTATCGTctcgtaaaataaaataataataatagtgaaagTTATAGTAACATCCCATGCTAATGATTGAGTGTTTTGTTGGAGTAGAGTATTAACTGGCTTTGTTTTGGTAAAATCCCCCCAGTTTGGTGCTGAAGTAACAATGTAGACGTACGATGTATGCTGTGTGTACGTGCCAATCAGACGAGTTCCATATTTCCTCTTCCCCCCGGCACAGATTACCACTTCACCACCCGGCAGGTCATGCAGGACAGCATCGATCAGGGCGATTTCATCGAGAACGCTGAGTTTTCCGGGAACTTGTACGGAACAAGGTGAGCCACTAACAACTTCAATTCCTAACCACATTCTCTGATTCATAACCGAACCAGCGTGAGAATGCTAAGGAATCCACAGAATGGCGCTGCTAAAGGCACAACccaatggttgctggttcgatccccaAGTCCCCTGTAATGGCCAGATTAAAAGGTGGCCCCCACTGGTGGAAAATCCGATGACGTGTTTCATTACTGTAACACGGGCGACACGGCTCAGGGAGATCGGTCGTCTCCcgacctgatggttgctggttcgatc is a window of Doryrhamphus excisus isolate RoL2022-K1 chromosome 5, RoL_Dexc_1.0, whole genome shotgun sequence DNA encoding:
- the guk1b gene encoding guanylate kinase 1b isoform X1, with amino-acid sequence MSGPRPVVLSGPSGAGKSTLMKRLLKEHEGVFGFSVSHTTRNPRPGEEDGKGLNTLPLLLGATLLPVADVFSSEDLENSLSCPNESETTHEDYHFTTRQVMQDSIDQGDFIENAEFSGNLYGTSKAAIEDVRAKNLICILDVDIQGVRRIKETDLNPIYISIQPPSMEVLEKRLRDRQTESEESLQKRLEAARVDIELSKEPGVFDVIIINDDLERAYAELKEILNDEIQKVQENKS